In a genomic window of bacterium:
- a CDS encoding radical SAM protein, giving the protein MWTKDITSLCPDCETEIPGQIFSRGGDLYLRRTCETHGETEVFFWRDEKTYRACLPENGHARSLPAGPLRIFSPETESFLTTLAIDITERCNLTCPTCVSAAKHIGDVGYEDGDLPMATLLDLIPDYRGREKKPNISLIGGESSLRRDLPEFVEAIIAQKGITPRLNSNGILLMDEARIERLWQAGLRWVILQFDGFTPAPSIEFRGADLSKQKFKVIERLSKRGFNIHLACMVARGVNDGEIGDILRFASSHANIRRVSFYPRSHIGRIEDHEAGSTHVIDVMNAIENGTGGEVTADDLLASKRLGERIHKVTHHPMFRPRPCIFPALLMREGDRLLSCHKLFSPASAWRHPRAFAKLARYGRRLLAPDDAGYPPDFLFINIEKFYDGHAFDVAGAHNCHHIYLTPQGALPFCVYNTRVRGKGVLQMGGGCG; this is encoded by the coding sequence ATGTGGACGAAGGATATCACGAGCCTTTGCCCGGACTGCGAAACCGAGATTCCGGGGCAGATTTTTTCGCGCGGCGGAGACCTTTACCTTCGGCGGACGTGCGAGACGCACGGCGAGACGGAGGTATTTTTCTGGCGCGACGAGAAAACCTATCGCGCTTGCCTGCCCGAAAACGGGCACGCGCGCTCGTTGCCCGCGGGCCCGTTGCGGATCTTTTCGCCGGAGACCGAGTCGTTCCTGACGACGCTCGCCATCGATATCACCGAGCGCTGCAACCTGACATGCCCGACGTGCGTCTCGGCGGCCAAGCACATCGGCGATGTGGGCTACGAGGACGGCGACCTGCCGATGGCGACGCTCCTCGATCTCATTCCCGATTATCGCGGCCGCGAGAAGAAGCCGAACATCTCGCTCATCGGCGGCGAGTCGAGCCTTCGCCGCGACCTGCCCGAATTCGTCGAGGCGATCATCGCGCAAAAAGGCATCACGCCCCGGCTCAATTCCAACGGCATCCTGCTGATGGACGAGGCGCGAATCGAGCGCCTGTGGCAGGCGGGACTGCGTTGGGTGATCTTGCAATTCGACGGCTTCACGCCCGCGCCGTCCATCGAGTTTCGCGGCGCGGACCTGTCGAAGCAGAAATTCAAGGTGATCGAACGGCTTTCGAAGCGCGGGTTCAACATCCACCTCGCGTGCATGGTCGCGCGCGGGGTGAACGACGGCGAGATCGGCGACATCCTTCGCTTCGCGTCGTCGCACGCGAACATCCGCCGCGTCAGCTTCTACCCGCGCTCGCATATCGGCCGCATCGAGGATCACGAGGCCGGGTCGACGCACGTCATCGACGTCATGAACGCGATCGAAAACGGCACCGGCGGCGAGGTGACGGCGGACGACCTGCTGGCGAGCAAACGGCTTGGCGAGCGCATCCACAAGGTGACGCATCACCCGATGTTCCGGCCGCGTCCGTGCATCTTCCCCGCGCTGCTCATGCGCGAGGGCGACCGTCTGCTTTCATGCCACAAGCTTTTTTCGCCCGCGAGCGCGTGGCGGCACCCGCGCGCATTCGCCAAACTCGCGCGTTACGGGCGGCGGCTATTGGCGCCGGACGACGCGGGCTATCCGCCGGATTTCCTGTTTATCAATATCGAGAAGTTCTACGATGGGCACGCCTTCGACGTCGCCGGCGCGCACAACTGCCATCATATTTACCTCACGCCGCAGGGCGCGCTGCCGTTTTGCGTTTACAATACGCGCGTTCGCGGCAAGGGCGTCCTGCAGATGGGCGGCGGGTGCGGGTGA
- a CDS encoding NAD-dependent malic enzyme codes for MRRDTIDTIFRVRIKHEPGELSRFTAAIADEGGLFGELTIVRIGEGDTIRDITVEARDEEHTRRLIDVARRLEGVELLETFDRVFESHRGGKLHSTSRVEIRQLGDLRQIYTPGVARVAKAIERDPELAWELTGIGNSVGIMTNGSRVLGLGNIGPLASLPVMEGKAVLYDRFAQVSATPILIDTLDPEEFVATVLRIAPGFGAIHLEDIRTPDCFFIESTLRAKLDKPVFHDDQHGTAIVALAAIINACRLTGLDLRTARLGQIGLGAAGTAIASLALAYGVKDVLVTDVSDEAIARLTARGARTVELPALMHEADIVIATTGRPRLIDPSMVKKGQVIFALSNPFPEIEPQKAREAGAAFAGDGRSINNALAYPGLIKGALLARSRTVTVAMLIDAAEAIAAHAAPGEVVPSPLDPKVHEAVRDAAANRAREQGLAGTARTSRAVRPVEE; via the coding sequence ATGCGCAGGGACACCATCGACACGATCTTCCGCGTCCGCATCAAGCATGAACCCGGCGAGCTTTCGCGTTTTACCGCCGCGATCGCGGACGAGGGCGGCCTGTTCGGCGAGCTCACCATCGTGCGCATCGGCGAGGGCGACACGATCCGCGACATCACCGTCGAAGCGAGGGACGAAGAGCACACGCGGCGCCTGATCGATGTCGCCCGGCGCCTCGAGGGCGTGGAACTGCTGGAGACCTTCGACCGCGTATTCGAGAGCCACCGCGGCGGCAAGCTGCACTCCACGAGCCGCGTCGAGATTCGGCAGCTCGGCGATCTGCGTCAAATCTATACGCCGGGCGTGGCGCGGGTGGCCAAGGCGATCGAGCGCGACCCGGAACTCGCGTGGGAACTGACGGGCATCGGCAACTCCGTCGGCATCATGACCAACGGCTCGCGCGTGCTGGGGCTTGGCAACATCGGCCCGCTGGCCTCGTTGCCCGTGATGGAAGGCAAGGCCGTGCTCTACGATCGCTTCGCGCAAGTCAGCGCGACGCCGATATTGATCGACACGCTCGACCCGGAGGAATTCGTCGCGACCGTGCTTCGCATCGCGCCGGGTTTCGGAGCGATCCACCTGGAAGATATCCGCACGCCGGACTGCTTTTTCATCGAGTCCACGCTGCGCGCGAAGCTCGACAAGCCGGTGTTTCACGACGACCAGCACGGCACCGCCATCGTGGCGCTGGCCGCCATCATCAACGCCTGTCGCCTCACGGGCCTGGACCTGCGCACGGCGCGGCTCGGGCAGATCGGCCTTGGCGCCGCCGGAACCGCCATCGCGAGCCTGGCGCTCGCCTACGGCGTCAAGGACGTGCTCGTCACGGACGTGTCGGACGAGGCCATCGCGCGGCTTACGGCGCGAGGTGCGCGGACCGTCGAGCTGCCCGCCCTCATGCACGAGGCCGATATCGTCATCGCCACGACCGGCCGCCCGCGCCTCATCGACCCGTCGATGGTGAAAAAGGGGCAGGTCATCTTCGCGCTCTCGAACCCGTTTCCCGAAATCGAACCGCAAAAGGCGCGCGAGGCGGGCGCCGCGTTCGCCGGCGACGGCCGTTCGATCAACAACGCGCTCGCCTATCCGGGCCTTATCAAGGGCGCGCTCCTGGCCCGAAGCCGCACCGTCACCGTGGCGATGCTGATCGACGCCGCCGAGGCTATCGCCGCGCACGCCGCGCCCGGCGAGGTCGTGCCAAGCCCGCTCGACCCGAAGGTGCACGAAGCGGTGCGCGACGCGGCCGCGAACCGCGCGCGCGAGCAGGGCCTTGCCGGCACGGCGCGCACGTCGCGCGCCGTCCGTCCCGTCGAGGAGTGA
- a CDS encoding radical SAM protein, translating to MSNVRNRRVLFVNVAAPYPGPVASFPLAGLLLHAHAREAGLIDAAAYFDQYVERKSVDAVADRVVGGDFGVVVLTAKTSAAQNVGKIAQEIKRRAPHVVTMFGGPHPSALPYDALENPAVDYGAYGEGELTFTSMLRAIQNGEDPAGLPGVVYRQDGTVVAGPAPLVEEDPDNLPLPAWETIDPRPYWRTFGMSAVGKRPYFTIFTSRACPYPCTYCHKIFGKKFRGRSSDSVVREMKWLRDLHGVSEFEIVDDIFNIKEDRAIEILDRIHAEIPDATLHFPNGLRTDIMSERYIDAMKRAGTVLVGFAFESASPRLQKTMRKRLDLEAARANLAKCSARGIFCLGFFMLGFPGETAEDMEHTVNFAVKSRLGGAFFYRVKPFKGTEMYEQLSAPQKAMLDSNPDWMFYDSQFGNVSDASIEDILRVHRRAYLRFYVSPTRILRILRTHPRPFRMVGATIREIARKVISFRFTGRIGASAPVPLRPTEDVG from the coding sequence ATGTCGAACGTCCGCAACAGGCGCGTCTTATTCGTCAACGTCGCCGCTCCCTATCCGGGTCCGGTCGCCAGTTTTCCGCTTGCGGGCCTGCTGTTGCATGCGCACGCGCGCGAGGCCGGCCTGATCGATGCAGCCGCGTACTTCGACCAATATGTCGAGCGCAAGTCGGTCGATGCGGTCGCCGATCGCGTGGTCGGCGGCGACTTCGGTGTGGTGGTCTTGACGGCCAAGACCTCCGCCGCGCAGAACGTCGGCAAAATCGCCCAGGAGATCAAGCGGCGCGCGCCGCACGTCGTGACGATGTTTGGCGGCCCGCATCCCAGCGCGCTGCCTTACGACGCGCTGGAAAATCCCGCGGTCGACTACGGCGCGTATGGCGAGGGCGAATTGACGTTCACGTCGATGCTGCGCGCGATTCAGAACGGCGAGGATCCCGCGGGACTTCCGGGCGTCGTGTACCGCCAGGATGGGACGGTTGTCGCCGGGCCGGCGCCTCTTGTCGAGGAAGACCCCGACAATCTTCCGCTGCCCGCCTGGGAGACCATCGATCCGCGTCCGTATTGGCGAACCTTCGGCATGTCTGCCGTCGGAAAGCGTCCCTATTTCACGATTTTCACCTCGCGCGCGTGCCCGTACCCGTGCACCTACTGCCACAAGATCTTCGGCAAGAAATTCCGCGGGCGCTCCTCCGACAGTGTCGTCCGGGAGATGAAGTGGCTCAGGGATCTTCACGGCGTCAGCGAATTCGAGATCGTGGATGACATCTTCAATATCAAGGAAGACCGGGCGATCGAGATCCTCGATCGGATTCACGCCGAAATTCCCGACGCGACGCTCCACTTCCCGAACGGGCTTCGCACCGACATCATGAGCGAGCGCTACATCGACGCCATGAAGCGCGCGGGCACCGTGCTCGTCGGTTTTGCCTTCGAATCCGCCTCGCCGCGCCTGCAGAAGACCATGCGAAAGCGCCTCGACCTCGAGGCCGCCCGGGCGAACCTTGCCAAGTGCAGCGCGCGCGGAATCTTTTGCCTCGGCTTTTTCATGCTCGGTTTTCCGGGCGAAACGGCCGAGGACATGGAGCACACCGTCAACTTCGCCGTGAAATCCCGGCTCGGCGGCGCGTTTTTTTACCGCGTCAAACCGTTCAAGGGCACGGAAATGTACGAACAGCTTTCCGCGCCGCAAAAGGCCATGCTTGATTCCAACCCGGACTGGATGTTCTACGACAGCCAGTTCGGCAACGTTTCCGACGCGTCGATCGAGGACATCCTGCGCGTGCACCGGCGCGCGTACCTGCGTTTCTACGTCTCGCCGACGCGCATCCTGCGCATTCTCCGGACGCATCCGCGCCCCTTCCGCATGGTCGGCGCCACCATCCGGGAGATCGCGCGCAAGGTCATTTCCTTCCGTTTCACCGGGCGAATCGGAGCGTCGGCGCCGGTGCCGCTTCGCCCCACCGAAGACGTCGGCTAG